Proteins encoded together in one Bacteroides zoogleoformans window:
- a CDS encoding metallophosphoesterase: MYRIILILTFFLFIPDIYIYGMYIVKKTRKALLRLAYWIPTTLLVAGYVYFMMLTGDNAMANHTQGIGRLSIITLLIILPKTVFMLCSLIGVLVHAVIRRCPRSPFTAIGLILAIIGFFNILYGTLIGTTRFETKEIEYRSDTLPQDFDGYRIVQISDIHIGSWQGNPEAIGRLMDKVNALKPDLIVFTGDLVNQQSHEIDGFQETLSKLHAPDGVFSILGNHDYGDYYHWPSPQAKEQDLAYLKEQQKAMGWKLLNNEHAILHHKTDSIALIGVENDGEPPFSQHANLSKAIEGTDGMFRILLSHNPSHWRREVLPKSDIPLMLAGHTHAMQSIFFGHSLAELIYPEWGGMYYEGNRALYVNIGIGYVGLPFRFGAWPEITALTLRKK, translated from the coding sequence ATGTACCGAATAATTCTCATCTTGACCTTTTTTCTCTTCATCCCCGATATCTATATATACGGGATGTATATTGTAAAGAAAACCCGCAAGGCGCTTCTGCGCCTTGCTTATTGGATTCCCACCACATTATTGGTTGCAGGCTATGTCTACTTCATGATGCTGACGGGCGACAATGCAATGGCAAACCACACACAAGGCATAGGCAGACTATCCATTATCACCCTGCTGATTATCCTTCCTAAAACGGTTTTCATGCTCTGTTCCTTGATAGGTGTCTTGGTGCATGCCGTTATCCGTCGCTGCCCCCGCAGCCCGTTTACCGCCATCGGACTGATATTGGCAATCATCGGATTTTTCAATATCCTTTACGGAACGCTTATAGGAACCACACGTTTCGAGACCAAAGAAATCGAATATCGTTCTGATACCTTACCCCAAGATTTCGATGGCTATCGTATCGTGCAGATTTCAGATATCCACATCGGAAGTTGGCAGGGCAATCCGGAAGCAATCGGACGCCTGATGGACAAAGTCAATGCCTTGAAGCCCGACCTCATCGTCTTCACCGGCGACCTCGTGAACCAACAAAGCCATGAGATAGACGGTTTTCAGGAGACGCTATCAAAACTGCATGCGCCGGACGGCGTTTTCTCCATCCTCGGAAACCATGATTACGGCGACTACTACCACTGGCCCTCCCCCCAAGCAAAAGAACAAGACCTTGCTTACCTCAAAGAGCAGCAAAAGGCAATGGGGTGGAAACTGCTGAACAATGAGCATGCCATACTTCATCATAAGACTGACAGCATTGCGCTTATCGGTGTGGAGAACGACGGCGAACCTCCTTTCTCGCAACATGCCAACCTGTCGAAAGCCATAGAAGGAACCGATGGAATGTTCCGGATATTGCTCAGCCATAACCCCAGCCACTGGAGGCGTGAAGTACTGCCGAAGTCGGATATTCCATTGATGCTGGCCGGGCATACCCATGCCATGCAAAGTATTTTTTTCGGGCACTCGCTCGCCGAGCTTATTTATCCCGAATGGGGCGGCATGTACTATGAAGGCAATCGCGCATTGTACGTCAATATAGGCATCGGATATGTAGGTCTTCCCTTCCGTTTCGGAGCATGGCCCGAAATCACAGCACTTACATTGCGCAAAAAATAA
- a CDS encoding lysophospholipid acyltransferase family protein, with protein sequence MKILYTIYQVCFALPILLILTILTALVTIVGSLIGGAHTWGYYPGKIWSQLICYILLIPVQVRGKEKLHKHTSYVFVPNHQGAFDIFLVYGFLGRNFKWMMKKGIRKIPFVGKACESAGHIFVDRSSPKKVLATMHQAKSSLKDGVSLVVFPEGARTFNGHMGYFKRGAFQLADELHLEVVPVTIDGSFEILPRTGKWIHRHRMILTIHPPIPPKGQGMENIKTTMAEAYAAVESALPEKYKGMVRNEDQD encoded by the coding sequence ATGAAGATACTCTACACGATTTATCAAGTTTGCTTTGCACTCCCCATCCTTTTGATATTGACTATCCTCACGGCGTTGGTCACCATCGTTGGATCGCTCATTGGAGGAGCACACACGTGGGGCTACTATCCCGGAAAAATCTGGTCGCAACTCATTTGCTATATACTGCTCATTCCGGTACAGGTACGTGGAAAAGAGAAGCTACATAAACATACATCGTACGTCTTTGTTCCCAACCATCAGGGAGCTTTCGATATATTCCTCGTTTACGGATTCCTCGGCCGTAATTTCAAATGGATGATGAAAAAAGGGATACGCAAGATTCCATTTGTAGGAAAAGCTTGTGAAAGCGCAGGACACATCTTCGTAGACCGCTCCAGTCCGAAGAAAGTATTGGCTACCATGCACCAAGCTAAATCTTCATTAAAAGATGGAGTATCATTAGTAGTTTTTCCCGAAGGAGCACGCACTTTCAACGGACATATGGGCTATTTCAAAAGAGGGGCTTTCCAATTGGCAGATGAGTTGCATCTGGAAGTGGTTCCCGTAACCATAGACGGTTCATTCGAAATCCTTCCCCGCACTGGGAAATGGATACACCGACACCGTATGATACTGACCATTCATCCTCCCATTCCCCCCAAGGGACAAGGCATGGAAAATATTAAAACAACAATGGCCGAAGCCTATGCAGCCGTGGAAAGCGCATTGCCTGAAAAGTATAAGGGAATGGTGAGAAACGAAGATCAAGACTAA
- a CDS encoding DUF4369 domain-containing protein, with the protein MIRMSVNRILPLLALLFFLTSCSHKYKIEGNSSITGLDGKMLFLKVFQDGEWVPIDSAEVIHGFFKMNGPVDSAMMVTLYMGQEGIMPLVLENGKIEVTISVSQLSAKGTSLNDKLYEFINKRNALEVKIEELERKEARMVLDGADLEDVHQALSKESATLVKEMNDYVRQFITDNFENVLGPSVFMMMCSTLPYPVMTPQIEEIMKTAPLSFKENKQVKDFLTKAKENMKLLEEQRRMRQNMVSGEETR; encoded by the coding sequence ATGATTAGAATGAGTGTGAATCGCATTTTACCTTTATTGGCCTTGCTTTTTTTCTTAACGTCTTGCAGCCATAAATATAAGATTGAGGGCAATTCTTCGATAACCGGCCTTGACGGAAAAATGTTGTTTCTCAAAGTTTTTCAAGACGGAGAATGGGTACCAATAGACTCGGCGGAGGTTATTCATGGCTTTTTCAAGATGAATGGCCCGGTTGACTCTGCCATGATGGTGACACTTTATATGGGCCAGGAAGGCATTATGCCTTTGGTTTTGGAAAACGGGAAGATTGAAGTTACGATTTCCGTTTCTCAATTATCAGCCAAGGGAACCTCTTTGAATGACAAATTATACGAATTTATAAACAAACGCAATGCGCTGGAAGTGAAAATTGAAGAACTGGAGCGGAAAGAAGCGCGTATGGTGTTGGATGGAGCCGATCTGGAGGATGTGCATCAAGCACTTTCGAAAGAAAGTGCAACATTGGTAAAAGAGATGAATGACTACGTCAGACAGTTTATTACCGATAACTTTGAAAATGTATTAGGCCCGAGTGTGTTTATGATGATGTGCAGTACGTTGCCTTATCCGGTGATGACTCCGCAAATAGAAGAAATAATGAAAACCGCCCCCTTGTCTTTTAAAGAAAACAAGCAAGTAAAAGATTTCCTGACAAAGGCCAAAGAAAATATGAAGTTGCTCGAAGAGCAACGCCGCATGCGGCAGAATATGGTCTCGGGCGAAGAGACAAGATGA
- a CDS encoding anaerobic sulfatase-maturation protein, with protein MSTYAPFAKPLYVMLKPVGAVCNLACDYCYYLEKSKLYKENPKHVMSEELLEKFIEEYIHSQTMPQVLFTWHGGETLMRPLSFYKRAMELQKKYAGGRTIDNCIQTNGTLLTDEWCRFFKENNWLVGVSIDGPQEFHDEYRKNKQGKPSFIKVMQGINLLKKHGVEWNGMAVVNDFNADYPLEFYHFFKEIGCRYLQFAPIVERITPHQDGRHLASLSDKENRTELADFSVSPEQWGNFLCTLFDEWVRQDVGTYYIQLFDSTLANWIGEQPGVCTLAKTCGHAGVMEFNGDVYACDHFVFPEYKLGNIHQQTLVEMMYGEKQQAFGLMKQQSLPTQCRECEWLFACNGECPKNRFAQTPDGEAGLNYLCAGYHKFFGHVAPYMDFMKNELMNQRPPANVMKAIKEGILR; from the coding sequence ATGTCCACCTACGCTCCCTTTGCCAAACCGCTCTATGTAATGTTGAAACCCGTGGGAGCGGTATGCAATCTGGCTTGCGACTATTGCTATTATCTGGAAAAATCCAAACTCTACAAAGAGAACCCCAAGCACGTGATGAGCGAGGAGCTGCTGGAAAAGTTCATCGAAGAATACATTCATTCGCAAACCATGCCTCAGGTGCTGTTCACCTGGCACGGCGGAGAGACGTTGATGCGCCCCCTCTCGTTCTATAAACGAGCCATGGAGCTGCAGAAGAAATACGCCGGAGGACGCACGATAGACAACTGCATACAGACCAACGGCACGCTGCTGACCGATGAGTGGTGCAGGTTCTTCAAGGAGAACAACTGGTTGGTAGGCGTCTCCATCGACGGACCGCAAGAGTTTCACGACGAATACCGGAAGAACAAGCAGGGCAAACCGTCGTTCATCAAAGTGATGCAGGGTATCAACCTGCTGAAGAAACACGGTGTGGAATGGAACGGAATGGCGGTGGTGAACGACTTCAACGCCGACTATCCGCTGGAGTTCTACCATTTCTTCAAAGAAATAGGATGCCGATACCTCCAGTTTGCCCCCATCGTGGAGCGCATCACGCCCCATCAAGACGGACGACACCTCGCCTCTCTGAGTGACAAAGAGAATCGTACGGAGTTGGCCGACTTCTCCGTCAGTCCGGAACAATGGGGCAACTTTCTCTGCACGCTGTTCGACGAATGGGTACGGCAGGATGTGGGAACATACTACATCCAGCTGTTCGACTCCACGCTGGCCAACTGGATAGGCGAGCAACCGGGCGTCTGCACCCTGGCAAAGACGTGCGGCCACGCAGGAGTCATGGAGTTCAACGGAGATGTATATGCCTGCGACCACTTCGTGTTTCCCGAATACAAACTGGGTAACATTCATCAGCAGACTTTGGTGGAAATGATGTACGGCGAAAAGCAGCAAGCCTTCGGCCTGATGAAACAGCAGTCGCTCCCTACCCAATGCCGGGAGTGCGAATGGCTGTTTGCCTGCAACGGCGAATGTCCCAAGAACCGTTTCGCACAGACTCCCGACGGCGAGGCGGGACTCAATTATCTTTGCGCCGGCTATCATAAGTTCTTCGGCCATGTGGCTCCCTACATGGACTTCATGAAAAACGAGCTGATGAACCAACGCCCGCCCGCAAATGTTATGAAAGCGATAAAAGAAGGAATACTGAGATAG
- a CDS encoding S46 family peptidase, which yields MKRTVKKCLLAAAAAWTVCSARADEGMWLLQLIKQQNSIEMMKKQGLKLEADDLYNPHGVSLKDAVGIFGGGCTGEIISPEGLILTNHHCGYSSIQQHSSVEHDYLTDGFWAKNRNEELPTPGLKFRFVHRIVDITDLVNEKVKAGEVDEVNAMTRPFLHKLATEELRKSDLNGKPGIVAQALPFYAGNKYYLIYYKVYSDVRMVAAPPSSVGKFGGETDNWMWPRHTGDFSIFRIYADANGEPADYSASNVPLKTPKFLPISIKGLQEGDYAMIMGFPGSTERYLTQSEVKQRMEAVNQAMIDMRGVRLEVLRRFMDASDKTRIQYANKFAGSSNYWKNSIGMNKAIIDNNVLNTKAEIEKQYAAFAKGKPEYEGVVEKIDAIVGQSSPTLRQLYYTSEALRRAIEFGSTYLIMDNIQKALEEKNDSLLQASKKQLEEAYDGIHNKDYDHEVDRAVAKAILPALAKALNADELPDFYKTIFNEFKGNYDAYVDNLYDNSILSNRSNLDKFLKKPTVKAIERDPATAYSRSKNLKLQELSSAHAKQEEGLGLLHKSYIRGLGEMKQPVPSYPDANFTIRLTYGNVKAYNPKDAVYYNYYTTTDGILEKENPENREFTVPAKLKELIQNKDFGRYAMKDGTMPVCFLTTNDITGGNSGSPVINAEGHLIGTAFDGNWESLSGDINFDNNLQRCINLDIRYVLFILEKLGGCEHLIKEMEITE from the coding sequence ATGAAACGAACAGTAAAGAAGTGTCTACTTGCAGCCGCTGCTGCATGGACGGTCTGCTCGGCACGTGCAGACGAAGGAATGTGGTTGCTGCAACTGATCAAACAGCAGAACTCCATCGAAATGATGAAGAAACAAGGCCTGAAACTGGAAGCGGACGATCTGTACAATCCGCACGGCGTGTCGCTGAAAGATGCCGTAGGTATCTTCGGCGGTGGCTGCACCGGCGAAATCATCTCACCCGAAGGGTTGATTCTGACCAACCACCACTGCGGCTACTCCTCCATTCAGCAGCACAGTTCCGTGGAGCACGATTACCTGACGGATGGTTTCTGGGCCAAGAACCGCAACGAAGAGTTGCCCACTCCGGGCTTGAAGTTCCGTTTTGTGCATCGCATTGTCGACATCACCGACTTGGTGAACGAAAAGGTGAAAGCCGGCGAAGTGGACGAAGTGAATGCCATGACACGCCCCTTCCTCCACAAACTGGCAACGGAAGAACTGCGGAAAAGCGACCTCAACGGCAAACCCGGCATCGTGGCGCAGGCCTTGCCTTTCTATGCGGGGAATAAGTATTATCTGATTTACTACAAGGTGTACAGCGACGTCCGCATGGTTGCCGCTCCTCCCTCGTCGGTAGGAAAGTTCGGCGGCGAAACGGACAACTGGATGTGGCCCCGCCATACGGGAGACTTCTCCATATTCCGCATCTATGCCGATGCCAACGGCGAGCCTGCCGACTACAGCGCAAGCAACGTACCTCTGAAGACTCCCAAATTCCTGCCCATCTCCATCAAGGGACTGCAAGAAGGAGACTATGCCATGATTATGGGATTCCCCGGTTCTACCGAGCGCTACTTGACTCAAAGTGAGGTGAAGCAGCGCATGGAGGCCGTCAACCAAGCCATGATAGATATGCGCGGCGTCCGTCTGGAAGTCTTGCGTCGGTTTATGGATGCCAGCGACAAAACACGCATCCAGTACGCCAACAAATTTGCGGGAAGCAGCAACTACTGGAAAAACTCCATCGGCATGAACAAAGCCATCATAGATAACAACGTGCTAAACACCAAAGCCGAGATAGAGAAACAATACGCAGCGTTTGCCAAAGGTAAACCCGAATACGAGGGCGTGGTGGAGAAAATAGACGCCATCGTCGGGCAGAGCAGCCCTACGTTGCGACAGCTGTACTACACCAGTGAGGCACTGCGCAGAGCCATTGAGTTCGGAAGCACTTACCTGATCATGGACAACATCCAAAAAGCCCTCGAAGAGAAAAACGACTCGCTGCTCCAAGCATCCAAGAAACAGCTGGAAGAGGCTTACGACGGCATACACAACAAGGATTACGACCACGAAGTGGACCGTGCCGTGGCAAAAGCCATCCTGCCCGCCTTGGCCAAAGCGTTGAATGCGGATGAATTGCCCGATTTCTACAAGACAATCTTCAATGAGTTCAAAGGCAACTATGATGCTTATGTGGACAATCTGTATGACAACTCCATCCTGTCCAACCGCAGCAACCTCGACAAGTTCTTGAAGAAGCCTACTGTGAAAGCGATAGAACGCGACCCGGCAACAGCCTACTCACGCTCCAAGAATCTCAAACTGCAGGAATTGAGCTCAGCGCACGCCAAGCAGGAAGAAGGGCTCGGACTGTTGCACAAGTCCTACATCCGCGGCTTGGGAGAGATGAAGCAACCTGTACCCTCCTACCCGGACGCCAACTTCACCATCCGCCTGACCTATGGCAACGTGAAGGCTTACAACCCGAAAGACGCCGTATATTACAATTACTACACAACCACCGACGGCATTCTTGAAAAAGAAAATCCTGAAAACCGCGAGTTCACGGTTCCTGCCAAGCTGAAAGAGTTGATTCAGAACAAAGACTTCGGCCGCTATGCCATGAAAGACGGTACCATGCCGGTTTGCTTCCTCACCACGAACGACATCACCGGCGGCAACTCCGGAAGTCCAGTCATCAATGCCGAAGGCCATCTCATCGGTACCGCCTTCGACGGCAACTGGGAGTCATTGAGCGGAGACATCAACTTCGACAACAACCTGCAACGTTGCATCAACCTGGACATCCGCTACGTACTCTTCATCCTTGAGAAGTTGGGCGGCTGTGAACATTTGATCAAAGAAATGGAAATAACGGAGTAG
- a CDS encoding S46 family peptidase — MKKTLLSLFYILSVASTAQADEGMWMLTDLKKQNEVAMTELGLLIPTDQIYNPTGIALKDAVVHFGGGCTGEVISAEGLVLTNHHCGYGAIQQHSSVEHDYLTDGFWAMSREEELPCKDLTITYIDEILDVTDYVNEQLKKDADPNGTNYLSPKYLNMVADRFAEAEGIAQTPGRKLELKAFYGGNRYYLFVKTVYSDIRMVGAPPSSIGKFGADTDNWMWPRHTGDFSIFRIYADKDGKPAAYSKDNVPLKVKKHLTISLEGYREGDFTFVMGFPGRNWRYMISDEVEERMQTTNFMRHHVRDVRQQALMEQMTQNDAIRIHYASKYASSANYWKNAIGMNEGLVRLKVLDTKRAQQEQLLAYGRSKGDDAYRKAFEQIRDIVQHRRAALYHQQAIQEALITGLDFMRIPSTTALVAALKSKDKARITSEADSLQTAADKYFASVPFPEVERAVGKKMLQTYMQYIPAEQRIGIFKIIDKRFKGNSDAFIDACFDHSIFGGKENFAKFIRKPSLYKISYDWMILLKYSITDGLLQTAVAMKDANTNYDAAHKVWVKGMMDMKLADGKPIYPDANSTLRLTYGRVLPYSPADGVEYGYYTTLKGVMEKEDPNNREFVVPAKLKQLYLTKDFGRYALPDGEMPVCFIVNTDNTGGNSGSPVFNAKGELIGTGFDRNYEGLTGDIAFRPSSQRAACVDIRYTLFIIDKFAGASHLIKELTVK, encoded by the coding sequence ATGAAAAAGACATTATTATCGCTTTTCTATATACTATCCGTCGCATCCACGGCCCAAGCCGATGAAGGCATGTGGATGCTGACCGACCTCAAGAAACAAAACGAGGTTGCCATGACGGAATTAGGGTTGTTGATACCGACAGACCAAATCTATAATCCCACAGGCATTGCCCTGAAAGACGCCGTGGTGCACTTCGGAGGCGGATGTACCGGCGAAGTCATTTCAGCCGAAGGGCTGGTGTTGACCAACCACCATTGCGGATACGGAGCCATTCAGCAACACAGCAGTGTGGAGCACGACTACCTGACGGACGGTTTCTGGGCCATGTCGCGCGAAGAGGAGCTTCCCTGCAAGGACCTCACGATTACATACATCGACGAGATTCTGGACGTGACGGACTACGTGAACGAGCAGTTGAAGAAAGATGCGGACCCTAACGGGACCAACTATCTATCGCCCAAATACCTCAATATGGTGGCCGACCGCTTTGCCGAAGCCGAAGGCATCGCCCAGACGCCCGGACGAAAACTGGAACTGAAAGCGTTTTACGGCGGAAACAGATACTACCTGTTCGTGAAGACCGTCTACAGCGACATCCGCATGGTAGGCGCTCCTCCCTCCTCCATCGGCAAGTTCGGTGCCGATACCGACAACTGGATGTGGCCCCGCCACACCGGCGATTTCTCCATCTTCCGCATCTATGCCGACAAAGACGGGAAACCGGCGGCATACAGCAAGGACAATGTTCCGCTGAAAGTGAAGAAGCACCTCACCATCAGCCTCGAAGGTTATCGTGAAGGAGATTTCACGTTCGTCATGGGCTTCCCCGGCCGCAACTGGCGCTATATGATTTCCGACGAGGTGGAAGAGCGTATGCAAACCACCAACTTCATGCGTCACCATGTGCGCGACGTCCGCCAGCAGGCCCTTATGGAACAAATGACGCAGAACGATGCCATACGCATACACTACGCCAGCAAGTATGCCTCTTCGGCCAACTATTGGAAAAACGCCATCGGCATGAACGAAGGACTTGTCCGGCTGAAAGTTCTCGACACCAAACGAGCGCAACAAGAGCAACTACTTGCCTACGGACGTTCAAAAGGCGACGACGCCTACCGGAAAGCCTTTGAACAAATACGCGACATTGTGCAGCATCGCCGCGCGGCCCTCTATCATCAACAAGCCATTCAGGAAGCCTTGATAACAGGATTGGACTTCATGCGCATCCCCAGCACCACGGCGCTGGTTGCGGCTTTGAAGAGTAAGGACAAAGCACGAATCACGTCGGAGGCAGACAGCCTGCAAACCGCAGCCGACAAATATTTTGCCTCCGTCCCCTTCCCCGAAGTGGAACGCGCGGTAGGCAAAAAGATGCTGCAGACGTACATGCAGTATATCCCGGCAGAGCAACGCATCGGCATCTTCAAGATAATAGATAAACGCTTCAAAGGAAACAGCGATGCATTCATCGACGCTTGCTTCGACCACTCCATTTTCGGGGGTAAAGAGAACTTTGCCAAGTTTATACGGAAACCCAGTCTGTACAAAATCAGTTACGACTGGATGATTCTGCTCAAATACTCCATTACCGACGGTCTGTTGCAGACAGCCGTCGCCATGAAGGATGCCAACACGAACTACGACGCCGCCCATAAAGTGTGGGTAAAAGGAATGATGGACATGAAACTTGCCGACGGAAAGCCCATCTATCCGGATGCAAACTCCACCTTGCGCCTGACCTACGGACGGGTACTACCCTACTCGCCCGCCGACGGTGTGGAATATGGCTACTACACCACCTTGAAAGGCGTCATGGAGAAGGAAGACCCGAATAACCGGGAGTTCGTGGTTCCCGCTAAGCTGAAACAATTGTATCTGACCAAAGACTTCGGCCGCTATGCCTTGCCCGATGGAGAGATGCCCGTCTGCTTCATCGTCAATACGGACAATACCGGCGGAAACTCCGGAAGCCCCGTATTCAATGCCAAGGGCGAACTGATAGGTACTGGATTCGACCGCAACTACGAAGGGCTGACGGGCGACATCGCATTCCGTCCCTCGTCGCAGCGTGCGGCATGCGTGGATATCCGATACACGCTGTTCATCATCGATAAATTTGCCGGGGCTTCGCATCTCATCAAAGAGCTGACAGTGAAGTGA
- the trxA gene encoding thioredoxin, protein MEKFNEVIQSEKPVLVDFFATWCGPCKAMHPVLEELKNEIGEAARIVKIDVDQQEDLAANYRIQAVPTLILFKKGEAVWRHSGVISGKELKALIEQHS, encoded by the coding sequence ATGGAAAAGTTTAACGAAGTAATACAATCAGAGAAACCGGTTTTAGTTGACTTCTTCGCAACCTGGTGCGGACCCTGTAAAGCCATGCATCCGGTATTGGAGGAACTCAAAAACGAGATAGGCGAAGCCGCCCGCATAGTGAAGATAGACGTAGACCAGCAAGAAGATCTTGCAGCCAACTACCGCATACAGGCCGTGCCCACGCTTATCTTATTCAAAAAAGGGGAAGCCGTATGGCGCCACTCGGGCGTGATAAGCGGAAAAGAGCTGAAAGCGCTTATTGAACAACATTCATAA
- a CDS encoding thioredoxin family protein, translating into MKKTIVIAALFFSSALTYACTDGPKQAKQAEVASQTEGKVIVMNKEMFVKDIFDYEKSPDWKYKGSKPAIIDLYADWCGPCRMTTPIMKDLAKEYADKIVIYKVNVDKEKELAALFNATSIPLFVFIPMNGTPQLFRGAADKATYKKVIDDFLLKTK; encoded by the coding sequence ATGAAGAAGACCATAGTCATCGCTGCCTTGTTCTTTTCAAGCGCATTGACTTATGCTTGTACCGACGGGCCTAAACAGGCCAAACAAGCCGAAGTGGCCAGCCAGACAGAAGGAAAGGTCATCGTAATGAACAAGGAGATGTTTGTGAAGGATATCTTTGATTACGAGAAGTCTCCCGATTGGAAATACAAAGGAAGCAAACCTGCCATCATCGACTTGTATGCCGATTGGTGCGGGCCATGTAGGATGACAACTCCTATCATGAAAGATTTGGCCAAGGAATACGCGGATAAAATAGTCATCTACAAGGTCAATGTTGACAAAGAGAAAGAATTGGCAGCTTTATTCAACGCTACAAGTATTCCTCTTTTTGTATTCATTCCCATGAACGGAACACCTCAACTCTTTCGCGGGGCCGCCGACAAAGCGACCTACAAGAAGGTTATCGATGATTTTCTGCTGAAAACGAAATAA
- a CDS encoding histidinol-phosphatase, with the protein MTDKGNLTNYHSHSLYCDGRAGMEDFVRFAISQGFTSYGFSSHAPLPFPTFWTMEWDCMDDYLSEFRRLKAKYAGRIELYVGLEIDYLNEASNPSIARFRELPLDYRIGSVHLLYDDKGEVVDVDASAGVFKQIVNEHFGGDLEHVVRLYYERSMRMLELGGFDIVGHADKIHYNAACYRPGVPDEAWYDELVRNYLAEIARRGYQVEINTKAYYDLGTFYPNERYFAMLHALGIRVQVNSDSHYPERINHGRMEALQALRKAGYKHVMELHAGQWKETPIVF; encoded by the coding sequence ATGACGGATAAAGGGAATTTGACGAATTACCACAGTCATAGCCTGTATTGTGACGGGCGTGCCGGAATGGAAGACTTTGTGCGTTTTGCCATAAGCCAGGGGTTCACCTCTTATGGCTTTTCTTCACATGCTCCACTGCCTTTTCCCACATTCTGGACGATGGAGTGGGATTGCATGGACGATTATCTGTCTGAATTCCGGAGGTTGAAAGCCAAGTATGCCGGGCGTATAGAACTTTATGTCGGTCTGGAGATTGATTATCTGAATGAGGCGAGTAATCCCTCCATTGCCCGTTTCAGGGAATTGCCATTGGACTATCGCATCGGATCCGTGCATCTGCTATATGATGATAAAGGAGAGGTGGTGGATGTAGATGCCTCTGCCGGTGTCTTCAAACAAATTGTAAACGAACATTTCGGTGGCGATTTGGAGCATGTGGTGCGTCTTTATTACGAACGTTCGATGAGAATGTTGGAATTGGGCGGCTTTGATATTGTAGGGCATGCCGACAAGATACACTATAATGCCGCCTGCTATCGTCCGGGGGTGCCGGATGAGGCTTGGTATGATGAACTTGTCCGGAACTATTTGGCCGAGATTGCCCGCCGCGGATATCAGGTTGAAATCAATACCAAGGCGTATTACGACTTAGGAACTTTCTATCCCAACGAACGCTATTTTGCTATGCTTCATGCTTTGGGCATACGTGTGCAGGTAAACAGTGACTCGCACTATCCGGAGCGGATAAACCATGGTCGAATGGAAGCTTTGCAAGCTTTGAGGAAGGCCGGCTACAAGCATGTAATGGAGTTGCACGCAGGCCAATGGAAAGAAACACCTATCGTGTTTTAA